A region from the Solibacillus sp. FSL H8-0523 genome encodes:
- a CDS encoding tetratricopeptide repeat protein, whose translation MVNRDVLTSLCNTIPETHRPLTEALQGAARYTISNPSLSLKKARIALSIIVRDLYAKAMKKDGTKSEVRTLLNNKNFTEKINPRRMYLLMNLIQKMTSMNANDLIDTKVAKMVLDYIIDVTDWYIHNLSKGEKLNPAALFDVQGVQPTPTSFELDDVAPHDYEDAAKWFLIAAEEGNISAQYNLGFLYNHGKGVKRNYKEAAKWYTLAAEQNDPNAQYALGVLYQLGNGVAQDEQKAAELYKLAANAGNSDAQYNLGSLYNQGKGVAQNFQQAAKWYEQAITQGNTSAMNNLGFLYHNGQGVEKNDAKSAELFLLAANAGDASAQYNLGYLYAKGLGVAKSYGDAACWYSAAAMQNHTSAQFQLALLYQSGQGVLKSEEEAIKWLTLAANHGHTNAQYTLGLLYKQHHTKLSNTQAIEWLIKAAASEHVSANYDLAMLYLETGHHETGLKWLKRAAIQNHAQAQLQLGFLALGDEQTLPNYIEAFKWFQSATNQNLAEAEFQLGLLYEKGRGTPINYDEARRCYRLAAEQNHIDAQYHLGNIFDKGLGTKQDASEAIKWITHAAKGNHIKAQFQLGQMYANGEGAAQDYQEAAKWYRVAAQRGHIKAQFQLGMFYKKGLGVAQDYTEATRWLKQAIEQDL comes from the coding sequence ATGGTCAATCGCGACGTTTTAACATCATTGTGCAACACAATCCCAGAAACACATCGTCCATTAACTGAAGCCCTTCAAGGTGCCGCACGTTATACCATTTCAAACCCAAGCCTTTCATTAAAAAAAGCACGTATCGCTCTTAGCATTATTGTACGTGATCTCTATGCAAAGGCCATGAAAAAGGACGGTACAAAAAGCGAAGTACGTACACTCCTGAATAACAAAAATTTCACAGAAAAAATCAACCCACGTCGTATGTATTTATTAATGAATTTAATTCAAAAAATGACTTCGATGAATGCCAATGACTTAATCGATACAAAGGTTGCCAAAATGGTGCTCGACTACATAATCGATGTAACCGATTGGTATATCCATAACCTATCAAAAGGAGAAAAATTAAACCCAGCGGCACTTTTTGATGTCCAAGGCGTACAACCAACACCAACCTCATTTGAACTAGATGACGTTGCACCTCATGATTACGAGGATGCCGCAAAATGGTTTTTAATCGCGGCCGAAGAAGGAAATATTAGCGCTCAGTACAATCTCGGCTTTTTATATAACCACGGGAAAGGCGTCAAACGCAATTACAAAGAAGCGGCCAAATGGTACACCTTAGCAGCCGAGCAAAACGACCCAAACGCACAATATGCACTTGGCGTCCTCTATCAGCTCGGTAACGGGGTTGCGCAAGACGAGCAAAAAGCGGCTGAACTGTACAAGCTCGCGGCAAATGCCGGCAACTCAGATGCGCAATATAATCTTGGTTCGTTATATAACCAAGGTAAAGGCGTCGCGCAAAACTTTCAACAGGCCGCCAAATGGTATGAACAAGCGATTACACAAGGCAACACAAGTGCCATGAACAACCTCGGCTTTTTATATCATAATGGACAGGGTGTCGAAAAAAACGATGCAAAATCAGCTGAATTATTTTTACTAGCCGCCAACGCTGGGGATGCGAGCGCTCAATATAATCTCGGCTATTTGTATGCAAAAGGCCTTGGCGTTGCAAAATCTTACGGGGATGCAGCATGTTGGTATTCAGCCGCAGCGATGCAAAATCATACAAGTGCACAGTTCCAATTGGCGCTCCTTTATCAATCGGGGCAAGGCGTTTTAAAAAGTGAGGAAGAAGCAATCAAATGGCTCACACTCGCCGCCAATCACGGGCACACAAATGCCCAGTACACACTCGGATTGCTTTATAAACAGCATCATACAAAGCTTTCAAACACCCAGGCGATTGAATGGCTAATAAAAGCCGCAGCTAGCGAGCATGTGAGTGCCAACTATGATTTGGCGATGCTCTATTTAGAAACAGGTCACCACGAAACAGGTCTGAAATGGCTCAAACGTGCTGCTATTCAAAACCACGCACAAGCACAGCTACAGCTCGGCTTTTTAGCGTTAGGTGACGAGCAAACACTGCCAAACTATATAGAAGCGTTTAAATGGTTTCAATCAGCAACCAACCAAAATCTTGCAGAAGCTGAATTCCAGCTCGGACTTCTTTATGAAAAAGGCCGTGGCACACCAATTAATTACGACGAAGCCCGCCGCTGCTACCGTTTAGCTGCCGAGCAAAATCATATTGACGCACAATATCATTTAGGCAATATTTTCGATAAGGGCCTTGGTACAAAGCAAGATGCTAGCGAAGCCATCAAATGGATTACACATGCAGCAAAAGGTAATCATATCAAAGCTCAGTTTCAGTTAGGGCAAATGTATGCCAATGGAGAAGGCGCCGCACAAGACTACCAAGAAGCAGCAAAATGGTATCGCGTCGCCGCTCAGCGTGGTCATATTAAAGCACAATTCCAACTAGGGATGTTTTATAAGAAGGGCCTTGGCGTTGCACAGGACTATACCGAAGCAACAAGGTGGCTCAAGCAAGCAATTGAACAGGATTTATAA
- a CDS encoding glycosyltransferase family 2 protein translates to MERAIVLIPALNPLPAIVHFVEKLNTLAIEKIIVINDGSEKKYDAIFEQLLAEGCVVLTHEKNCGKGRALKTGMDYIIKSALRCKGVLTVGAHGQHSVLDIEQVLASTKIFSDGIVLGIRDFKGSDYPLITQLQNRASSILFELFFQKRLLDTQTGLRYIPIEFLPWLLKVKGESFRYDTNMLVEAIKRKISLYEVPIGHAKLRKNSIIYYDEITNHKQVLHQIWVNYFNKDKKQDETFSKRKRK, encoded by the coding sequence ATGGAACGAGCGATTGTGTTAATACCGGCTTTGAATCCTTTACCAGCGATTGTCCACTTTGTAGAAAAATTAAACACATTAGCGATTGAGAAGATTATTGTCATTAATGATGGCAGTGAAAAAAAATATGATGCGATTTTTGAACAGTTACTTGCCGAGGGATGTGTGGTGCTGACACATGAAAAAAATTGTGGTAAAGGCCGAGCGTTAAAAACGGGTATGGACTACATAATAAAGTCTGCACTGAGGTGTAAGGGTGTGCTAACAGTAGGGGCGCATGGTCAGCATTCGGTGCTCGATATTGAACAGGTGTTGGCAAGTACAAAAATTTTTTCGGACGGAATCGTGCTTGGGATTCGGGACTTTAAAGGATCGGATTATCCACTGATTACCCAGTTACAAAATCGTGCGAGCTCGATACTATTTGAGCTGTTTTTTCAAAAGCGGCTGCTTGATACACAGACAGGGCTACGTTATATCCCGATAGAATTTTTACCGTGGCTGTTAAAGGTGAAAGGGGAGTCGTTTCGCTATGATACAAATATGCTTGTTGAAGCGATTAAGCGGAAAATTTCACTTTATGAAGTCCCCATTGGGCATGCGAAGCTCCGAAAAAACTCGATTATTTATTATGATGAAATCACAAATCACAAGCAGGTATTACATCAAATTTGGGTGAATTATTTTAATAAAGACAAAAAGCAAGATGAAACTTTTTCAAAGCGTAAACGTAAATAA
- a CDS encoding helix-turn-helix transcriptional regulator has product MEDDRYGRRIRAFRKLKRIQQTELAKRISISVTILGRIERGEKQPTDEQLQSIADVFDINIQELKGNE; this is encoded by the coding sequence GTGGAAGACGATCGCTACGGTCGACGAATTCGTGCCTTCCGAAAACTAAAGCGAATTCAACAAACCGAACTAGCAAAACGTATTAGCATATCTGTTACGATTTTAGGAAGAATCGAGCGAGGCGAAAAACAGCCGACAGATGAACAACTTCAATCAATTGCGGATGTATTCGACATAAATATTCAAGAATTAAAAGGGAACGAATAA
- the folK gene encoding 2-amino-4-hydroxy-6-hydroxymethyldihydropteridine diphosphokinase, whose translation MKRAYLSIGTNIGEREKNLQDAVRMLIAHEAITVTAVSSIYETAAVGFTEQADFLNIALRLETTLSAQELLLVCQQVENDLGRVREFRWGPRIIDLDILLYNNETSNTETLIVPHPRMYERAFVLVPLKEIMPEKCDMLEGVQNAYQTFDIEKEGVKLWKTIATVDEFVPSEN comes from the coding sequence ATGAAACGAGCGTATTTATCAATAGGAACGAATATTGGCGAGCGTGAAAAAAATTTGCAAGATGCAGTACGTATGCTAATTGCGCATGAAGCGATTACGGTAACCGCCGTTTCATCGATTTACGAAACAGCAGCAGTAGGCTTTACGGAGCAGGCTGATTTTTTAAATATCGCGCTTCGCTTAGAAACAACTTTAAGTGCACAAGAGCTGCTTTTAGTCTGCCAGCAAGTCGAAAATGACTTAGGTCGTGTACGTGAATTCCGTTGGGGTCCACGTATTATTGATTTGGATATTCTATTGTACAATAATGAAACCTCTAATACAGAAACGCTCATTGTCCCGCATCCTCGCATGTACGAACGTGCTTTCGTGCTCGTGCCGTTAAAAGAGATTATGCCAGAAAAATGTGATATGCTTGAAGGCGTGCAAAATGCATATCAAACATTCGACATAGAGAAAGAGGGCGTCAAACTGTGGAAGACGATCGCTACGGTCGACGAATTCGTGCCTTCCGAAAACTAA
- a CDS encoding YkvA family protein — translation MEENFDYEKMTAGSEEQYSDKKFKNKFMNVGGGLGKKAMEAAATLYVALRSPDMPKSNKLIVLAALGYFIMPLDVIADFLPLAGLTDDAFVILTALGKVYLSITDEMKLEAKELIEKKFNKE, via the coding sequence ATGGAAGAAAATTTTGATTACGAGAAAATGACTGCTGGTTCAGAAGAGCAGTATTCCGATAAAAAATTTAAAAATAAATTTATGAATGTAGGAGGCGGTCTAGGGAAAAAGGCGATGGAGGCTGCAGCAACACTTTATGTAGCACTGCGTAGTCCGGACATGCCTAAATCCAATAAATTAATTGTGTTAGCAGCACTAGGCTATTTTATTATGCCGTTAGATGTAATTGCTGACTTTTTGCCACTTGCCGGTTTGACGGATGATGCCTTTGTGATTTTAACGGCTTTAGGGAAAGTGTATTTGTCGATTACCGATGAGATGAAGTTAGAGGCAAAAGAGCTTATTGAGAAGAAGTTTAATAAAGAATAA
- a CDS encoding LytTR family DNA-binding domain-containing protein, whose protein sequence is MEQYKVILEDWIPSDASIAIAVNDTYIYFRSGHHNFSLTMGSRVPEDSIAYKVLHEKKKIDAVMDNTLFETPYYAIGYPITINNEFGALVVVLPPLFKVEGPDLYQFLTGKQDEDWIPVPIEQISYIESLQKRTWFYSNKQQYKTTVTLKELQTRLPGTFIRIHRSYIINIFFIKKITRDVASNFIIQLKDGNELPVSQSYINQLRTVLEF, encoded by the coding sequence TTGGAACAATATAAAGTTATTTTAGAAGATTGGATTCCGAGTGATGCCTCGATAGCAATTGCAGTAAATGATACGTACATTTACTTCCGTTCAGGCCATCATAACTTTTCATTAACAATGGGTTCACGTGTCCCTGAAGACAGCATTGCTTATAAAGTATTACACGAAAAGAAAAAAATTGATGCGGTTATGGACAACACGCTATTTGAAACACCCTACTACGCTATAGGATACCCCATTACAATTAATAATGAATTCGGTGCCTTAGTCGTTGTCTTACCTCCTCTATTCAAAGTAGAAGGGCCAGATCTGTATCAATTTTTAACTGGCAAACAAGACGAAGACTGGATTCCTGTTCCAATCGAACAAATTTCCTACATCGAAAGCCTACAAAAACGTACTTGGTTCTATTCAAATAAACAGCAATACAAAACGACAGTTACGTTAAAGGAATTACAAACAAGGCTTCCAGGTACATTTATTCGCATTCATCGTTCTTATATTATTAACATATTTTTCATTAAAAAAATCACACGTGATGTCGCATCAAACTTTATCATTCAATTAAAGGATGGAAATGAACTACCTGTGAGCCAATCTTATATTAATCAATTACGTACAGTTTTAGAATTTTAA
- the dusB gene encoding tRNA dihydrouridine synthase DusB yields the protein MSNSEQKPFQIGDIVMDNRVVLAPMAGVCNSAFRLTVKEFGAGLVYAEMISDKALNTRNQKTMDMLYIDERENPMTLQIFGGDKENLVEAAKYVDKYTTADIIDINMGCPVNKIIKCEAGAKWLLDPNKIYEMVSAVVDAVDKPVSVKMRIGWDDEHVFAVENALAAERAGVSAIAMHGRTRMQMYEGKANWDVLAEVKKHINVPFIGNGDVETPQDAKRMLDHTGADAVMIGRAALGNPWMMYQTVRYLETGELLPEPSLREKMDVCLLHFERLKALKGEKIAVLEMRSHASWYLKGLRGNGKIRNAINTAVTGDDLRTIINSVVAEYELHGKLLEA from the coding sequence TTGTCAAACAGTGAACAAAAGCCATTCCAAATTGGTGATATCGTCATGGACAACCGTGTCGTACTTGCTCCAATGGCAGGTGTCTGCAATTCAGCATTCCGTTTAACAGTAAAGGAATTTGGTGCCGGTTTAGTTTATGCTGAAATGATTAGTGATAAAGCATTAAACACGCGTAACCAAAAAACGATGGATATGCTGTATATCGATGAACGCGAAAATCCAATGACCTTGCAAATTTTTGGTGGCGACAAAGAAAACTTAGTCGAGGCAGCCAAATATGTAGATAAATATACAACAGCGGATATTATCGACATTAACATGGGTTGCCCAGTAAATAAAATCATCAAATGTGAAGCGGGTGCTAAGTGGCTACTTGACCCAAATAAAATTTATGAGATGGTATCTGCGGTAGTGGATGCAGTAGATAAGCCAGTATCCGTAAAAATGCGAATCGGCTGGGATGATGAGCATGTCTTTGCCGTTGAAAATGCATTAGCAGCTGAACGCGCAGGTGTATCAGCCATTGCGATGCACGGCCGTACACGTATGCAAATGTATGAGGGCAAAGCGAACTGGGACGTACTAGCGGAAGTGAAGAAGCATATTAACGTACCATTTATCGGTAACGGAGATGTGGAAACGCCGCAAGATGCGAAGCGTATGCTTGATCATACAGGTGCAGACGCGGTCATGATTGGGCGCGCGGCATTAGGGAACCCATGGATGATGTATCAAACTGTGCGCTATTTAGAAACGGGCGAGCTTTTACCAGAGCCATCATTACGCGAAAAGATGGATGTGTGTTTATTACACTTCGAACGTCTAAAAGCCTTAAAAGGCGAAAAAATTGCCGTACTTGAAATGCGTAGTCACGCGTCATGGTACTTAAAAGGTCTTCGTGGTAACGGTAAAATTCGTAATGCGATTAACACAGCAGTAACAGGTGATGATTTACGTACAATCATCAACAGTGTTGTCGCAGAGTACGAATTACACGGTAAGCTACTAGAAGCGTAA
- a CDS encoding alanine--glyoxylate aminotransferase family protein has product MKNQELLLVPGPTPVVDEIYDALASETRGHTDPRFVEVFKRAIGNTKKLFRTDGEVYIVAGSGTLAMEMAIVNTVARGERLLVISHGYFGDRFTPLAKAFGIEVDVLQSEWGKRVDPALVEQKVKEKAYKAVTITHADTSTGVASDLDTLIPIIKASGALAIVDGVVATAAMDEDMSKAYGGHEAYKIDVVLTGSQKAIGIPPGLALVAFSKTALAARAAMETIPAYYADIDNWRPIMGNPAMYFATPPVNLIYALDVALQIVLEEGMKAREARHVAFGKAVRAALGVYGMTALANEDVAAPTLSCMLYPEGVEDATFRVSLASRGVIVAGALAHLAGKAFRIGHMGNTTAAMLEEGIIAIGEALQEQGLDVNTEQSVRVFSETMEAVQA; this is encoded by the coding sequence ATGAAAAATCAGGAGCTATTACTTGTACCAGGGCCAACACCGGTTGTTGATGAAATTTATGATGCGTTAGCAAGTGAAACAAGAGGACATACGGATCCACGCTTTGTTGAAGTATTTAAACGAGCAATTGGAAATACGAAAAAGCTTTTCCGTACAGATGGCGAAGTGTATATTGTGGCGGGTTCAGGAACACTCGCAATGGAAATGGCCATTGTCAACACCGTGGCACGTGGTGAGCGTCTACTTGTTATTAGTCATGGCTACTTCGGGGACCGTTTCACACCGCTTGCTAAAGCATTTGGCATTGAAGTCGATGTGCTTCAGTCTGAATGGGGCAAACGTGTGGATCCGGCTTTAGTCGAGCAAAAAGTAAAAGAAAAAGCGTATAAAGCGGTGACGATTACGCACGCGGATACGTCTACAGGAGTGGCTTCAGATTTAGACACGCTTATTCCGATTATTAAAGCGAGTGGTGCGCTTGCCATTGTGGATGGCGTTGTTGCTACTGCCGCAATGGATGAGGATATGAGTAAAGCTTATGGTGGACATGAAGCCTATAAAATTGATGTTGTATTAACTGGCTCACAAAAAGCAATTGGGATTCCACCTGGATTAGCACTTGTGGCATTTAGTAAAACGGCTCTTGCAGCACGTGCGGCGATGGAAACGATCCCAGCTTATTATGCGGATATTGACAACTGGCGTCCGATTATGGGCAACCCGGCTATGTATTTTGCAACACCGCCAGTGAACTTAATTTACGCATTAGATGTCGCCTTACAAATCGTTCTTGAAGAAGGTATGAAGGCTCGTGAGGCGCGTCATGTGGCGTTTGGTAAGGCGGTGCGTGCGGCACTTGGCGTTTATGGTATGACCGCACTTGCAAATGAAGACGTGGCTGCACCGACATTAAGCTGTATGTTGTATCCAGAAGGTGTGGAGGATGCAACATTCCGTGTGAGCTTAGCAAGTCGTGGAGTCATTGTTGCAGGGGCACTCGCGCATTTAGCAGGCAAGGCGTTTCGTATCGGACATATGGGGAATACAACAGCAGCGATGCTTGAAGAAGGAATTATTGCGATTGGTGAAGCGTTACAAGAACAAGGATTAGATGTAAATACTGAGCAGTCTGTACGCGTGTTTTCTGAAACAATGGAAGCGGTACAAGCATAA
- the lysS gene encoding lysine--tRNA ligase → MKHVSNIEELNDQLLVRRQKMTDIQENGMDPFGSRFERTHLSNEVIAENEEFDKDYLHDNPRQVVIAGRIMTKRGKGKAGFAHIQDLGGQIQIYVRKDAIGDEAYELFNKADLGDIVGIKGDVFRTQVGELSVKATEFTFLTKALRPLPDKFHGLTDVEQRYRQRYVDLMTNDESKATFILRSKIIRAIRNYLDNKGYLEVETPMLHTIAGGAAARPFITHHNALDMELYMRIAIELHLKRLIVGGLEKVYEIGRVFRNEGISTRHNPEFTMIELYEAYADYNDIMDLTEGLVAHIAGEVLGTTSVQYGEDTIELGVGWKRLHMVDAVKEATGVDFWAPMTVEEARAHAAEHGVEIKPSHEVGHIINEFFEQKIEETLVQPTFITGHPVEISPLAKKNPEDPRFTDRFELFIVRREHANAFTELNDPIDQRERFEAQMAEKEAGNDEAHEMDNDFIEALEYGMPPTGGLGIGIDRLVMLLTNSPSIRDVLLFPTMRHTSK, encoded by the coding sequence GTGAAACACGTGTCAAATATCGAAGAATTAAACGACCAACTTTTGGTGAGACGCCAAAAGATGACTGATATTCAAGAAAACGGTATGGACCCATTCGGTAGCCGTTTTGAACGTACACATTTATCAAATGAAGTAATTGCTGAAAACGAAGAGTTCGACAAAGATTATTTACATGATAACCCACGCCAAGTAGTAATCGCTGGTCGTATCATGACGAAGCGCGGTAAAGGTAAAGCAGGCTTTGCGCATATTCAAGACTTAGGTGGCCAAATTCAAATTTATGTACGTAAAGATGCAATCGGCGACGAAGCTTACGAATTATTCAATAAAGCAGACCTTGGTGATATCGTAGGGATTAAAGGGGATGTATTCCGCACGCAAGTTGGTGAGTTATCAGTTAAAGCAACTGAATTCACATTCTTAACAAAAGCGTTACGCCCATTACCAGACAAATTCCACGGCTTAACAGACGTAGAGCAACGCTACCGTCAACGTTATGTAGACTTAATGACGAACGATGAATCTAAAGCTACATTCATCTTACGTTCTAAAATCATCCGTGCAATCCGTAACTATTTAGATAACAAAGGTTATTTAGAAGTCGAAACACCAATGTTACACACAATCGCTGGTGGTGCTGCGGCGCGTCCGTTCATTACACACCATAACGCGCTTGATATGGAATTATATATGCGTATCGCAATCGAGTTACACTTAAAACGTTTAATCGTTGGTGGCTTAGAAAAAGTATATGAAATCGGCCGTGTATTCCGTAACGAGGGGATTTCAACTCGTCACAACCCAGAATTCACAATGATTGAATTATACGAAGCGTATGCAGACTATAACGACATTATGGACTTAACAGAAGGATTAGTTGCCCATATTGCTGGGGAAGTATTAGGTACAACTTCTGTACAATATGGTGAAGATACAATCGAACTAGGTGTAGGTTGGAAACGTCTACACATGGTAGATGCAGTTAAAGAAGCAACAGGTGTAGACTTCTGGGCGCCAATGACTGTAGAAGAAGCACGCGCACACGCTGCAGAACACGGTGTAGAAATCAAGCCATCACATGAAGTAGGTCATATCATTAATGAATTCTTCGAGCAAAAAATCGAAGAAACATTAGTACAACCTACCTTCATTACAGGTCATCCAGTAGAAATCTCGCCACTTGCGAAGAAAAACCCTGAAGATCCACGCTTCACAGATCGTTTTGAGTTATTCATCGTTCGCCGTGAGCATGCAAATGCCTTCACAGAACTAAATGACCCAATCGATCAACGCGAGCGCTTTGAAGCTCAAATGGCTGAAAAAGAAGCTGGTAATGACGAAGCACATGAAATGGATAACGATTTCATCGAAGCGTTAGAATACGGTATGCCGCCAACAGGTGGTTTAGGTATCGGTATCGACCGTCTTGTTATGTTATTAACAAACTCACCATCGATCCGTGACGTTCTATTATTCCCAACAATGCGTCACACTTCAAAATAA
- a CDS encoding BadF/BadG/BcrA/BcrD ATPase family protein produces MTNRYLLALDGGATKTTMTIRTTEGRELFSATSTSSNYQTVGTEHVQHVFTGLLRSAAAHLPKLHIDVAVFAVSGVDTNQDKKIIAEIIEESTARSPFTFGQILLENDAEATVKGLGENNVSLLISGTGALCYSVIDHNTFRTGGWGHRIGDEGSGYWIGKHIAKAIFRAADGRNEKTALTELVLHGHNVTSTDELYNFIYSSDYTNTRLAELSAYLQKAVDQQDTVAQKIAQRAAKELVLLVTTALKNAGYQSETHTLFLNGGVLKNNCYVRDAIIKSLNETHPNLSIHLCEEKPLEAIFKRGVNELQRIQLN; encoded by the coding sequence ATGACTAATCGTTACTTATTAGCGCTTGATGGCGGTGCAACAAAAACAACGATGACGATTCGCACTACGGAAGGTCGGGAGCTGTTTAGCGCGACATCGACGAGCTCAAATTATCAAACGGTCGGCACTGAACATGTTCAACATGTATTCACTGGCTTACTGCGTAGTGCCGCGGCACATTTACCAAAGCTACATATCGATGTCGCCGTTTTTGCCGTTTCAGGTGTGGATACCAATCAGGATAAAAAAATCATCGCAGAAATTATCGAGGAAAGTACAGCACGTAGCCCGTTTACATTTGGCCAGATCCTTTTGGAAAATGATGCCGAAGCAACCGTAAAAGGCCTTGGGGAAAATAACGTCAGCCTACTCATCTCTGGCACCGGCGCACTTTGCTATAGCGTCATCGATCACAACACATTCCGGACAGGTGGCTGGGGACATCGGATTGGCGATGAAGGGAGTGGCTACTGGATTGGTAAGCATATCGCAAAGGCCATTTTCCGCGCAGCGGACGGCCGCAACGAAAAAACGGCTTTAACAGAACTTGTGTTACACGGACACAACGTTACGTCTACCGATGAACTGTATAATTTCATTTATTCATCCGACTACACAAATACGCGACTTGCCGAGCTAAGCGCCTATTTACAAAAAGCAGTCGACCAGCAAGATACAGTCGCACAAAAAATTGCGCAGCGAGCGGCCAAAGAGCTTGTGCTGCTTGTTACAACTGCTTTAAAAAATGCGGGTTATCAAAGCGAGACACATACATTATTTTTAAATGGCGGTGTCTTAAAAAACAATTGTTATGTACGAGATGCCATCATCAAGTCACTCAACGAAACGCATCCCAACCTATCAATTCATCTTTGTGAGGAAAAGCCACTAGAGGCAATTTTTAAGCGCGGTGTAAACGAGTTACAGCGTATTCAATTAAATTAA
- the aceA gene encoding isocitrate lyase produces the protein MTTRQERIEALQKSWAENKRWEGIERGYTAEEVVKLQGSVIQEQTLAKKGAARLWNSLHEEPFINALGALTGNQAVQQVKAGLQAIYLSGWQVAADANLSGQMYPDQSLYPANSVPAVVKRINQALQRADQIDHAEGREDGFDWFAPIVADAEAGFGGPLNVFELVKGMIESGASGVHLEDQLASEKKCGHLGGKVLLPTQNAVRNLIAARLAADVMDVDTILIARTDADAADMVTSDIDPRDADFITGERTPEGFYRTKPGIKQAIARGLAYAPYADLIWCETSHPSLEEAREFAAAIHAEFPGKMLAYNCSPSFNWKAKLSDEEIAEYQRELGKLGYKFQFITLAGFHSLNFGMFELAHDYKDNGMAAYSKLQQAEFAAESKGYTATRHQREVGTGYFDEVSQTISGGTSSTTAMSGSTETEQFV, from the coding sequence ATGACAACTCGTCAAGAAAGAATTGAAGCTTTACAAAAATCATGGGCAGAAAACAAACGCTGGGAGGGTATTGAGCGTGGTTATACAGCTGAAGAGGTTGTAAAGCTACAAGGTTCAGTAATCCAAGAGCAAACATTAGCTAAAAAGGGTGCAGCTCGTTTATGGAACTCTTTACACGAAGAGCCGTTTATCAATGCGTTAGGTGCTTTAACTGGTAATCAAGCGGTACAACAAGTAAAAGCGGGTTTACAAGCAATCTACTTATCGGGGTGGCAAGTAGCGGCTGATGCAAACCTTTCTGGTCAAATGTATCCAGACCAATCATTATATCCAGCAAACTCTGTACCAGCAGTAGTGAAACGTATTAACCAAGCACTACAACGCGCTGATCAAATCGATCATGCAGAAGGCCGTGAAGATGGCTTCGACTGGTTCGCGCCAATCGTAGCAGATGCGGAAGCAGGTTTTGGTGGTCCGTTAAACGTGTTCGAACTAGTAAAAGGTATGATCGAATCAGGCGCTTCAGGCGTTCACTTAGAAGACCAATTAGCTTCTGAGAAAAAATGCGGACACTTAGGTGGTAAAGTATTACTTCCTACACAAAATGCGGTACGTAACTTGATTGCAGCTCGACTTGCGGCTGACGTAATGGACGTTGATACGATCTTAATCGCTCGTACCGATGCAGATGCAGCAGATATGGTGACGAGTGATATTGACCCGCGTGATGCTGATTTCATTACGGGTGAGCGTACGCCAGAAGGTTTCTACCGTACGAAACCAGGTATTAAGCAAGCAATTGCTCGTGGTTTAGCATATGCACCGTATGCAGATTTAATTTGGTGTGAGACATCTCACCCATCATTAGAGGAAGCACGTGAATTCGCAGCAGCAATTCATGCGGAGTTCCCAGGTAAAATGTTAGCGTACAACTGCTCGCCTTCATTCAACTGGAAAGCAAAATTATCAGATGAAGAAATCGCTGAGTACCAACGTGAATTAGGAAAACTTGGTTACAAGTTCCAATTCATTACACTTGCTGGTTTCCACAGCTTAAACTTTGGTATGTTCGAGCTTGCTCATGATTACAAAGATAATGGTATGGCTGCATACTCAAAATTACAACAAGCTGAGTTTGCTGCAGAATCAAAAGGTTACACAGCAACTCGTCACCAACGTGAAGTTGGTACTGGTTACTTTGATGAAGTATCACAAACAATTTCGGGTGGTACATCGTCTACAACTGCTATGTCTGGATCTACTGAGACAGAGCAATTTGTTTAA